The following is a genomic window from Collimonas fungivorans Ter331.
AACTGGCGCATGAACAGGCTTCGGCCAATCCGGATGTGACGGTTTCAGCCGAAGACATGGCGCGTATTGGCAGCGGCGGCAGCCCGCTGGTGTTATGGTTGTCGTGGGCGGCAGTGGTTATTCCGCTGGTATGGGGGATCTCGATCACCCTGCAGAAATCTGCAGTATTGTTTAAGTAATGGAGTGAAGTAGGGTGGGCACGGATGCCCACCCTACGCAGCAAGACGTTTTAGAAAAAAGTAACAGAGATGCAGGACGCACCGTAGTGCGCCGATCAAGGTGCATGGTTTCATAACAAGAACATCCAATCTGCGCACCTTTTGTAGTACCGAATACCGGTAGGAGACTGTCGTGAAGATGCAAATCGAGCCAAGTTCCCAAATTTCAAAAGCAGTTCCGTCGGAACCGCGCGTCGACCTGGACCAGGTCAAATCCATTATCCAGAAATACCAGGCCTTGCCCGGTGCCATGCTGCCGGTCCTGCATGCCATCCAGGATGCGCTCGGCTACGTACCGTCGTCGGCGGTGCCCTTGATCGCCGAGCAGTTGAACCTGTCGCGCGCCGAAGTGCATGGCGTGATCAGCTTTTACCATCATTTCCGCCAGCAGCCGGCGGGGCGCCATGTCGTGCAGCTGTGCCGCGCCGAGGCCTGCCAGGCAGTCGGCGCGGACGCGCTGGCGGCGCACGCCAAGGCAGCCCTCGGCTGCGATTTCCACGGCACCAGCAGCGACGGCCAGTTCACGCTGGAGCCGGTGTACTGCCTGGGCCAGTGCGCCTGCGGCCCGAGCATGCTGATCGACGACGACCTGCATGCGCGCGTCAGCAGCGATAAATTCAACAGGCTGGTGCGCGCCAAGCGAGGTGTGGCGTGAGCATAACCATCTACGTACCACGCGACTCCACTGCACTGGCCTTGGGCGCGAATGAGGTTGCTGCGGCAATCGTCGCCGAGGCGGCGAAGCGGGGCCAGGAAATCACCCTGGTGCGGAATGGTTCGCGCGGCATGTTCTGGCTGGAGCCGCTGGTCGAGGTAGCTACGGCCGCCGGCCGTGTCGGCTACGGGCCGGTCGAACCGGAGGATGTTGCGGGCTTGTTCGATGCCGATTTCATGGCTGGCGGCCAGCATCCCCTGGCTTTGGGGCTGGTCGACGAAATTCCCTATTTGAAGAAGCAGGAACGTCTGACTTTTGCGCGCGTCGGCATTACCGATCCGGTATCGCTGGACGATTACCTGGCGCATGAAGGCTACCAGGGCTTGCAAAAAGCCCTGGCCATGCAGAGCGCCGATATCGTGCAGGAAGTGCTGGATTCCGGCCTGCGCGGACGAGGCGGCGCGGCTTTCCCGACCGGCATCAAATGGAAGACGGTGCTGGGCGCCCAGAGCGCGCAGAAATACATAGTCTGCAACGCCGACGAAGGCGACTCCGGCACATTTTCCGACCGCATGATCATGGAAGACGATCCCTTCGTGCTGATCGAAGGCATGACGATTGCGGCGCTGGCGGTTGGCGCGACCCGCGGTTATATCTATGTCCGCTCGGAATATCCGCATGCGATTGCGGCGCTGGATCAGGCGATCGTTACGGCGAACAGCTGCAATTACCTGGGCGAGAATATCCTCGGCTCGGGCCGCGCCTTCCATCTGGAAGTGCGCAAAGGCGCCGGCGCCTATATCTGCGGTGAAGAAACCGCCCTGCTGGAGAGCCTGGAAGGCAAGCGCGGCGTGGTGCGCGCCAAGCCGCCGCTGCCGGCGATCGAAGGCCTGTTCGGCAAACCGACGGTCATCAACAATGTGATCTCGCTGGCCTCGGTGCCGATCATCCTGGCGCGCGGCGCCGCCTTTTATAAAAATTACGGCATGGGACGTTCGCTCGGCACCTTGCCGATGCAGCTCGCTGGCAATATCCGCCATGGCGGCCTGGTTGAAAAAGCGTTTGGCGTCACCTTGCGTGAATTGCTGTTCGATTTCGGCGGCGGCACCGCCAGCGGCAAGCCGATACGCGCGGTGCAGGTCGGCGGTCCGCTAGGACCGTACCTGCCGGCATCGCTGTTCGACACCAAGCTCGATTACGAAGCCTTCGCCGCGGTCGGCGGCATGCTGGGCCACGGTGGCATCGTGGTGTTCGACGACAGCGTCGACATGGCGAAGCAGGCGCGTTACGCGATGGAGTTTTGCGCGGTCGAATCCTGCGGTAAATGCACGCCTTGCCGCATCGGCTCGACCCGCGGCGTGGAAGTGATCGACAAGATCGTCGCCGGCGCCGATACACGCAGCCAGCAGATTCATCTGCTGCGCGACCTGTGCGACACCATGGTCAACGGCTCACTGTGCGCGATGGGCAGCATGACGCCGCTGCCGGTGTTGTCGGCGCTCGATCATTTTCCCGAAGATTTCACCGGCGGCGCACTAGACAAGGCCGCCTGACCGCCATTCAGATAAACACCACCCACGTTCCACCGGAACCAGGAGCATGTGATGAATCAGCTTAATGACCTCGACTACGGCACGCCTGCCAAGCAATCCGAAAAATCGGTAACCCTGGAAATCGACGGCGTCAGCGTCGAAGTGGCCGCCGGCACCTCGGTGATGCGCGCGGCAGTGGAAGCCGGCATCAACGTTCCCAAATTGTGCGCTACCGACAGCCTGGAGCCGTTCGGTTCCTGCCGCCTGTGCCTGGTCGAAATCGACGGCAAGAAAGGTTATCCGGCGTCTTGCACCACGCCGTGCGAGCCGGGCATGAAAGTCAAGACGCAGACATCCAAGCTGGCCGACATCCGGCGCGGCGTGATGGAGCTATACATTTCCGACCATCCGCTCGATTGCCTGACTTGCCCGACCAACGGCAATTGCGAACTGCAGGACATGGCAGGCGTGACCGGGTTGCGTGAAGTCCGCTACGGTTATGAAGGCGATAACCACCTGAAAATGAAGAAGGATGAATCGAATCCTTACTTCACCTACGATCCGTCCAAATGCATCGTCTGCAATCGCTGCGTGCGCGCCTGCGAAGAAACACAGGGCACATTTGCGCTGACGATTGACGGCCGCGGTTTCGAATCGCGCGTGTCGGCCGGGCAGATGGACAGTTTCATGGAATCGGAATGCGTGTCCTGCGGCGCTTGCGTGCAAGCCTGCCCGACGGCGACGCTGACCGAAAAGACCGTGATCATGATGGGCCAGGCCGAGCACAGCAAGATCACCACTTGCGCCTATTGCGGCGTCGGCTGCTCGTTCAAGGCCGAGATGAAGGGTAATGAAGTGGTGCGCATGGTGCCGCACAAGGATGGCAAGGCCAACCACGGTCACTCCTGCGTCAAGGGCCGTTTTGCCTGGGGTTACGCGACCCATAAGGACCGCATTACCAAGCCGATGATACGCAGCAAGATCACCGATCCATGGCGCGAAGTGTCCTGGGATGAAGCGCTGACCTACGCCGCCAGCGAATTCCGCCGCATCCAGGCCAAGCATGGCAAGGATTCGATCGGCGGCATCACTTCCTCCCGCTGCACCAATGAAGAAACCTATCTGGTGCAAAAACTGGTGCGCGCCGCTTTCGGCAACAACAACGTTGATACCTGTGCGCGCGTCTGCCATTCGCCGACTGGCTACGGCTTGAAACAAACGCTGGGCGAATCGGCCGGCACCCAGACTTTCGATTCGGTCATGAAATCGGACGTGATCATGGTCATCGGCGCCAATCCGGTCGCCGCGCATCCGGTGTTCGCTTCGCAGATGAAACGCCGCCTGCGCCAGGGCGCCAAGCTGATCGTGGTCGATCCGCGCACTACCGAAATGGTGAAGTCGCCACACGTGCAAGCGGATTTC
Proteins encoded in this region:
- a CDS encoding formate dehydrogenase subunit gamma; the protein is MQIEPSSQISKAVPSEPRVDLDQVKSIIQKYQALPGAMLPVLHAIQDALGYVPSSAVPLIAEQLNLSRAEVHGVISFYHHFRQQPAGRHVVQLCRAEACQAVGADALAAHAKAALGCDFHGTSSDGQFTLEPVYCLGQCACGPSMLIDDDLHARVSSDKFNRLVRAKRGVA
- a CDS encoding formate dehydrogenase beta subunit, with the protein product MSITIYVPRDSTALALGANEVAAAIVAEAAKRGQEITLVRNGSRGMFWLEPLVEVATAAGRVGYGPVEPEDVAGLFDADFMAGGQHPLALGLVDEIPYLKKQERLTFARVGITDPVSLDDYLAHEGYQGLQKALAMQSADIVQEVLDSGLRGRGGAAFPTGIKWKTVLGAQSAQKYIVCNADEGDSGTFSDRMIMEDDPFVLIEGMTIAALAVGATRGYIYVRSEYPHAIAALDQAIVTANSCNYLGENILGSGRAFHLEVRKGAGAYICGEETALLESLEGKRGVVRAKPPLPAIEGLFGKPTVINNVISLASVPIILARGAAFYKNYGMGRSLGTLPMQLAGNIRHGGLVEKAFGVTLRELLFDFGGGTASGKPIRAVQVGGPLGPYLPASLFDTKLDYEAFAAVGGMLGHGGIVVFDDSVDMAKQARYAMEFCAVESCGKCTPCRIGSTRGVEVIDKIVAGADTRSQQIHLLRDLCDTMVNGSLCAMGSMTPLPVLSALDHFPEDFTGGALDKAA